Proteins encoded together in one Hymenobacter monticola window:
- a CDS encoding energy transducer TonB — protein MKTMLLVILTVASTAARAQDTGVLHVAPGMMVHLPTKGRAKDLKPVVLAPPEPLLPRFWHGPGAEAQAAGLAQVYYFVRYNTRYPGPALAIQFEGKVTVRAVINAAGELVSTEIIDRHEPVIAQQEAANSLEAEALRVVRLMKFQPGTEAREALIIPLIYSLP, from the coding sequence ATGAAAACGATGCTCCTCGTAATCCTGACGGTTGCCTCAACCGCCGCACGGGCCCAGGACACCGGAGTCCTGCACGTGGCGCCGGGCATGATGGTGCATCTACCCACAAAGGGACGAGCAAAGGATTTAAAGCCGGTAGTGCTTGCGCCGCCCGAGCCTTTGCTGCCGCGTTTTTGGCATGGCCCCGGTGCTGAAGCTCAAGCAGCTGGCCTCGCACAGGTCTACTATTTTGTTCGCTACAATACCCGGTACCCCGGACCTGCGTTGGCCATTCAGTTCGAAGGAAAGGTTACGGTCAGGGCCGTTATAAATGCTGCTGGCGAGCTGGTCAGCACCGAAATCATTGACCGCCACGAGCCTGTTATTGCCCAGCAGGAAGCCGCTAACTCTCTTGAGGCCGAGGCCCTCCGGGTGGTGCGGCTGATGAAATTTCAGCCCGGCACAGAAGCAAGGGAAGCGCTTATCATCCCACTGATTTACAGCCTGCCATGA
- a CDS encoding thymidylate synthase, producing MRQYQALLRQILDSGTVKTDRTGTGTVSIFGPQMRFNLAEGFPLVTTKKVHLKSIIHELLWFLQGDTNIAYLKEHGVKIWDEWADENGDLGPVYGHQWRSWPDGRGGHIDQIAQIIQQLRTQPDSRRILVSAWNVAELPEMKLQPCHALFQFYVADGKLSCQLYQRSADVFLGVPFNIASYALLTLMVAQVVGLQPGEFIWTGGDTHLYSNHLEQARLQLEREPRPLPQMRINPAVTDIFGFQYEDFELENYEPWPAIKAPVAV from the coding sequence ATGCGCCAATACCAAGCCCTGCTCCGCCAAATCCTCGATTCCGGCACCGTAAAAACCGACCGCACCGGCACCGGTACCGTGTCCATTTTCGGGCCGCAGATGCGGTTCAACCTGGCCGAGGGTTTCCCGCTGGTGACGACCAAGAAGGTACATCTGAAGAGCATCATCCACGAGTTGCTGTGGTTTCTGCAGGGCGATACCAACATTGCCTACCTCAAGGAGCACGGCGTGAAAATCTGGGACGAGTGGGCCGACGAGAATGGCGACCTGGGCCCCGTATATGGCCACCAGTGGCGCTCCTGGCCCGACGGCCGCGGCGGCCACATCGACCAGATTGCGCAGATTATCCAGCAGCTCCGGACGCAGCCCGACTCACGCCGCATCCTCGTCTCGGCCTGGAACGTGGCGGAGCTTCCCGAGATGAAATTGCAGCCCTGCCACGCCCTGTTCCAGTTCTACGTGGCCGATGGCAAGCTTTCGTGCCAGCTCTACCAGCGCTCGGCCGACGTGTTTTTGGGCGTGCCGTTCAACATTGCCAGCTACGCGCTGCTCACCCTCATGGTGGCGCAGGTGGTAGGCCTGCAGCCGGGCGAGTTCATCTGGACGGGCGGCGACACCCATTTGTACTCCAACCACCTGGAGCAGGCCCGTCTGCAGCTGGAGCGCGAGCCGCGCCCGCTGCCGCAGATGCGCATCAACCCGGCGGTGACGGATATTTTTGGGTTCCAATACGAGGATTTTGAGCTGGAAAATTATGAGCCCTGGCCGGCAATAAAGGCGCCGGTAGCCGTTTGA
- a CDS encoding type I restriction endonuclease, with protein MELIDQITNLASRAQKQIAHIQTEEATKTALVMPFINALGYNVFDPTEVVPEFICDIGTKKGEKIDYAIMRDGKPIILIECKHVGSDLNINHASQLFRYFHVTEARIAVLTNGLVYRLFTDLEQPNKMDERPFLEFDLTNFNENDVAEIKKLSKAAFNIEDMLFAAYNLKYMRAFKKYFEEQFAQPSADFINFVSKQVYEGVLTPKLKEQFSILVHRSFHQFLNDKIAMRLRSAMIDTSGQSLLVNDVPAAPAHETSVASEAEGKDKDIETTVEETEGFMIVRAILRKTVPVNRVVMRDVQSYCGILLDDNNRKPICRLHFNGSKKYVTLFDVEGGERVDIASLDDLYGMASRIRTAVQKHETKVAV; from the coding sequence ATGGAGCTTATTGACCAAATAACCAATCTGGCATCGCGCGCCCAGAAGCAAATTGCGCATATACAGACCGAAGAAGCTACGAAAACGGCTTTAGTAATGCCGTTTATTAATGCTCTCGGTTATAATGTGTTCGACCCGACGGAGGTAGTGCCAGAGTTTATTTGTGATATAGGTACGAAAAAGGGCGAAAAAATTGACTACGCCATCATGCGTGATGGTAAACCGATTATTTTGATTGAGTGTAAGCACGTTGGCAGCGACCTGAATATCAACCACGCCAGCCAGCTGTTTAGATATTTTCACGTCACCGAAGCACGTATTGCCGTGCTGACGAATGGCTTAGTCTATCGGTTGTTTACCGACTTAGAACAGCCAAACAAGATGGATGAGCGGCCTTTTCTGGAATTTGACCTTACTAATTTTAATGAAAATGATGTAGCTGAAATCAAGAAATTAAGCAAGGCTGCGTTTAATATAGAGGATATGCTCTTTGCTGCATATAACCTCAAATACATGCGGGCTTTCAAAAAGTATTTTGAAGAGCAATTCGCTCAACCGTCGGCTGATTTCATCAATTTCGTTTCGAAGCAAGTTTACGAAGGCGTTTTGACACCCAAACTGAAAGAGCAGTTTAGCATCTTAGTGCATCGCTCGTTTCATCAGTTCTTGAATGATAAAATAGCCATGCGCTTACGCTCCGCTATGATTGATACCAGCGGGCAAAGCTTATTAGTGAATGATGTGCCAGCCGCTCCGGCTCACGAAACGTCAGTTGCTTCTGAAGCGGAAGGCAAGGATAAAGACATTGAAACAACTGTTGAGGAAACCGAGGGCTTTATGATTGTACGGGCCATTCTGCGTAAGACGGTCCCGGTGAATCGCGTGGTGATGCGGGATGTGCAGTCATACTGCGGCATCTTGTTGGACGACAACAACCGCAAGCCTATTTGCCGTCTGCATTTCAATGGCAGTAAAAAATATGTGACGTTATTCGATGTGGAGGGCGGTGAGCGAGTAGACATCGCATCACTCGATGACCTGTACGGAATGGCCTCCCGTATTCGTACAGCAGTACAGAAACATGAAACCAAAGTAGCTGTTTAG
- a CDS encoding fatty acid desaturase, translating into MAAIPAKRIAPTPVGRTGVAIGGLIVVLWAALLGFLLARYQPDWHSPAPYLLALLQTHLYTGLFITAHDAMHGVVSANKRLNNALGTLTAGLFAYNWFPGMLAKHHAHHRHVGTDEDPDFHNGRHPGFLPWFVRFAWNYVTWWQVLLMAVTYNVLKLFFPQANVIAFWMIPAVLGTLQLFFFGTYLPHRGEHAPDNPHRSRSQFRHHLWAFMSCYFFGYHYEHHDQPYLPWWRLWRAKA; encoded by the coding sequence ATCGCAGCCATCCCAGCCAAGCGTATTGCGCCCACGCCCGTCGGCCGCACCGGCGTAGCCATTGGGGGACTGATTGTGGTGTTGTGGGCGGCGCTGCTGGGCTTTTTGCTGGCGCGCTACCAGCCCGACTGGCACTCGCCCGCACCCTACCTGCTCGCGCTGCTGCAGACGCACCTTTATACCGGCCTTTTCATCACCGCGCACGACGCCATGCACGGCGTGGTGAGCGCCAACAAGCGCCTGAACAACGCGCTGGGCACGCTCACCGCTGGCCTGTTTGCCTATAACTGGTTTCCCGGTATGCTGGCTAAGCACCACGCCCACCACCGCCACGTGGGCACCGATGAAGACCCCGATTTTCACAACGGCCGCCACCCGGGCTTTTTGCCTTGGTTCGTTCGCTTCGCCTGGAACTACGTGACCTGGTGGCAGGTGCTGCTGATGGCCGTGACCTATAACGTGCTCAAGCTGTTTTTCCCGCAGGCCAACGTCATCGCCTTTTGGATGATACCGGCCGTGCTGGGCACCTTGCAGCTATTTTTCTTCGGCACCTACCTGCCCCACCGCGGCGAGCACGCCCCCGACAACCCGCACCGCTCGCGCAGCCAATTCCGGCACCACCTGTGGGCGTTTATGAGCTGCTACTTTTTCGGCTACCACTACGAGCACCACGACCAACCCTACCTGCCGTGGTGGCGGCTGTGGCGAGCAAAAGCGTAA
- a CDS encoding 4-hydroxy-3-methylbut-2-enyl diphosphate reductase, with translation MPHLHLSVRIDPNSGFCFGVIYAIQMAEDLLDEQGYLYCLGDIVHNDEEVQRLEARGLRIICHERLAELRNEAVLIRAHGEPPATYQMAMENNLTLIDASCPVVLKLQNRIKASFDRKEKIFIYGKHGHAEVLGLLGQTGGDAVVFENLDELLRHELPENITLYSQTTKSTNSFYNIKNELETRGYQVNANDTICRQVSNRDKDLRRFAAQFDQIVFVSGTKSSNGKVLYQVCKETNPQTHFISNVNEIDAAWFQPGQSVGICGATSTPMWLMEQVRDRLTSL, from the coding sequence ATGCCCCACTTACACCTCAGCGTCCGCATCGACCCCAATTCCGGCTTTTGCTTTGGCGTGATTTACGCCATTCAAATGGCCGAGGACCTGCTCGACGAGCAGGGCTACCTCTATTGCCTGGGCGACATCGTGCACAACGACGAGGAGGTGCAGCGCCTGGAGGCGCGCGGCCTGCGCATTATCTGCCACGAGCGACTGGCCGAGCTGCGCAACGAGGCCGTGCTCATTCGGGCCCACGGCGAGCCACCGGCCACCTACCAGATGGCCATGGAAAACAACCTGACGCTCATCGACGCCAGCTGTCCGGTGGTGCTCAAGCTGCAAAACCGCATCAAGGCCAGCTTCGACCGCAAGGAGAAAATTTTCATCTACGGCAAGCACGGCCACGCCGAGGTGCTGGGCCTGTTGGGCCAGACCGGCGGCGACGCCGTGGTGTTCGAGAACCTCGACGAGCTGCTGCGCCACGAGCTGCCCGAAAACATCACCCTCTACAGCCAGACCACCAAGAGCACCAACAGCTTCTACAACATCAAGAACGAGCTGGAAACGCGGGGCTACCAGGTGAACGCCAACGACACCATCTGCCGGCAGGTGAGCAACCGCGACAAAGACTTGCGCCGCTTTGCCGCGCAGTTCGACCAGATTGTGTTCGTATCGGGCACCAAAAGCTCTAACGGTAAGGTGCTTTACCAAGTGTGCAAGGAAACCAACCCGCAAACCCACTTCATCTCAAACGTAAATGAGATTGATGCGGCTTGGTTCCAACCCGGCCAGTCGGTGGGCATTTGCGGCGCCACCAGCACGCCCATGTGGCTGATGGAGCAGGTTCGCGACCGGCTAACGTCTCTATAA
- a CDS encoding phytoene/squalene synthase family protein gives MDHVQLFTDTSLACSKLITGRYSTSFTLGIRTLDERLHLPVYAVYGFVRWADEIVDTFHEHDKAALLADFRRQTYEALDAGLSFNPVLHAFQHVVRRYNIDREFIEAFLHSMALDLEDQSYHADLYNEYIYGSAEVVGLMCLRVFCDGDDALFERLREPARRLGAAFQKVNFLRDIRSDYEDRGRVYFPGVVYSRFNDATKSEIEADIKADFEAAYAGIQQLPRSAKLGVYLAYVYYLKLFYKIKKLPAARILGERVRVPDNTKLLLLLGSYFRYRLSRI, from the coding sequence ATGGACCACGTTCAACTTTTTACCGACACCAGCCTGGCGTGCAGCAAGCTTATCACGGGGCGCTACAGCACCTCGTTCACGCTGGGCATCCGCACGCTTGACGAGCGACTGCACCTGCCGGTGTACGCCGTGTATGGGTTCGTGCGCTGGGCCGATGAAATTGTAGATACCTTTCACGAGCATGACAAGGCCGCCCTGCTGGCCGACTTCCGACGCCAGACCTACGAGGCCCTGGATGCCGGCCTGAGCTTCAACCCCGTGCTGCACGCCTTTCAGCATGTGGTGCGGCGCTACAACATCGACCGCGAGTTCATCGAGGCGTTTCTGCACAGCATGGCGCTTGATTTGGAAGACCAGAGCTACCATGCCGACCTGTACAACGAGTACATCTACGGCTCGGCCGAGGTGGTGGGGCTGATGTGTTTGCGCGTTTTCTGTGACGGCGATGATGCGCTGTTTGAGCGCCTCCGCGAGCCGGCCCGGCGGCTGGGGGCGGCGTTTCAGAAAGTGAATTTCCTGCGCGACATCCGTTCTGATTACGAAGACCGGGGGCGCGTGTACTTTCCCGGCGTGGTGTATTCGCGCTTCAACGACGCCACCAAAAGCGAGATTGAGGCCGACATCAAGGCCGATTTTGAGGCAGCCTACGCGGGCATTCAGCAGCTGCCGCGCTCGGCCAAGCTGGGCGTGTATCTGGCGTATGTGTACTACCTCAAGCTCTTCTATAAAATCAAAAAGCTGCCGGCGGCGCGTATCCTCGGCGAGCGGGTGCGCGTACCGGATAACACCAAGCTGCTGTTGCTGCTAGGTTCGTATTTCCGCTACCGGCTGTCGCGCATCTAA
- a CDS encoding phytoene desaturase family protein yields MHAASNTLAGSPKRAVVIGAGFAGLAAASTLAQAGWQVTILEKNEGPGGRARVFQAQGFTFDMGPSWYWMPDVFENYFARFNKKVADYYELVRLDPSYQVIFRGPEAVDIPAKMSELRALFERYEPGSAARLDEFLKQAAYKYEVGINRLVYAPSRSVFEFADPKLLVDMVRMDVLQSMHKHVRRFFKDPRLLELVEFPILFLGATSENTPALYSLMNYADLALGTWYPKGGMHKIVEGMVRLAEELGVRIEYNQEVTEIVVENGRSTGVRTAGGFHAADAVVAGADYHHIEQQVLKPEHRHYDAKYWDSRVMAPSSLLFYLGVNRKLDKLRHHNLFFDEDLNQHAREIYEQPQWPTRPLYYASVPSKTDPTVAPAGQENLFLLIPVAPGLADDEATRERYYDLLMDRLEKHCGHAIREHVVFKRSYAHRDFIADYHSFKGNAYGLANTLKQTAILKPTLKSKKVSNLYFTGQLTVPGPGVPPSLISGQVVAGEVLKEMSK; encoded by the coding sequence ATCCACGCGGCCTCGAATACGCTTGCAGGCTCGCCGAAGCGAGCAGTTGTTATTGGGGCGGGCTTTGCGGGGCTGGCCGCGGCGAGCACTCTGGCACAGGCCGGCTGGCAGGTTACCATTTTGGAAAAGAACGAAGGGCCCGGTGGCCGGGCGCGGGTGTTTCAGGCGCAGGGCTTCACCTTCGACATGGGCCCGAGCTGGTACTGGATGCCCGACGTGTTTGAGAACTACTTCGCCCGCTTTAATAAAAAAGTAGCCGATTACTACGAATTGGTGCGCCTCGACCCATCGTATCAGGTCATCTTTCGCGGGCCCGAGGCCGTGGATATTCCGGCCAAAATGAGCGAGCTGCGCGCCCTCTTTGAGCGCTACGAGCCCGGCAGCGCCGCCCGGCTCGACGAGTTTCTGAAGCAAGCCGCTTATAAGTACGAAGTAGGCATCAACCGGCTGGTGTATGCGCCGAGCCGCTCGGTATTTGAGTTTGCCGACCCGAAGCTGCTGGTGGACATGGTGCGCATGGACGTGCTGCAAAGCATGCACAAGCACGTGCGCCGCTTCTTCAAAGACCCGCGCCTGCTGGAACTGGTGGAATTTCCCATTCTCTTCCTCGGCGCCACCTCGGAAAACACGCCCGCGCTTTACTCGCTGATGAACTACGCCGACCTGGCGCTGGGCACCTGGTACCCCAAAGGCGGCATGCACAAAATTGTGGAAGGCATGGTGCGCCTGGCCGAGGAGTTGGGCGTACGCATCGAATACAACCAGGAAGTGACCGAAATCGTGGTAGAAAACGGCCGCAGTACCGGTGTGCGCACCGCCGGCGGCTTCCACGCCGCTGATGCCGTGGTGGCCGGGGCCGACTACCATCACATCGAGCAGCAAGTACTCAAGCCCGAGCACCGGCACTACGACGCCAAGTACTGGGACTCTCGCGTGATGGCCCCGTCAAGCCTGCTGTTCTACCTCGGCGTCAACCGTAAGCTGGATAAGCTGCGCCACCACAACCTCTTCTTCGACGAGGACCTGAACCAGCACGCCCGCGAGATTTACGAGCAGCCGCAGTGGCCCACGCGCCCACTGTACTATGCCTCGGTGCCCAGCAAAACCGACCCCACCGTGGCCCCCGCAGGCCAGGAAAACCTGTTTCTACTCATACCGGTGGCCCCCGGCCTAGCCGACGACGAGGCCACCCGCGAGCGGTACTACGACCTGCTGATGGACCGCTTAGAAAAGCACTGCGGCCACGCCATCCGCGAGCACGTGGTGTTCAAGCGCAGCTACGCCCACCGCGACTTCATTGCCGACTACCACAGCTTCAAGGGCAACGCCTACGGCTTGGCCAACACCCTGAAACAGACTGCCATTCTGAAGCCTACACTGAAGAGTAAAAAAGTCAGTAATTTGTATTTCACGGGCCAGCTCACCGTGCCCGGCCCGGGCGTGCCGCCCTCGCTCATTTCGGGCCAGGTGGTGGCGGGCGAAGTGCTTAAAGAAATGAGCAAGTGA
- a CDS encoding sigma-70 family RNA polymerase sigma factor, with translation MTSLEFTSQVQKISLTLRPAAMNLTRDADDAKDLVQETLLKALLNKDKFKAGTNLKAWLYTIMRNTFINNYNKITKRSSNIDSTEYFQYFNTDQNYITHNGATSDFVVRDINEAISSLGSDYRTPFMMYYIGYKYMEIAEKLQIPIGTVKNRIHIARKDLKAALQVYAPVGAGTGSDLAED, from the coding sequence ATGACTTCGCTCGAATTCACCTCGCAAGTGCAGAAAATTTCGCTGACGCTCCGGCCCGCCGCCATGAACTTGACGCGAGACGCTGACGACGCCAAAGATTTAGTGCAGGAAACCCTCCTCAAGGCCCTGCTCAACAAGGACAAGTTTAAGGCCGGTACCAACCTGAAGGCGTGGTTGTATACCATCATGCGCAACACCTTCATCAACAATTACAATAAGATTACTAAGCGCAGCTCCAACATCGATTCGACGGAGTATTTTCAGTATTTCAACACCGACCAGAACTACATCACTCACAACGGCGCCACGTCCGATTTTGTGGTGCGCGACATCAACGAGGCCATTTCCAGCCTCGGCTCCGACTACCGCACGCCGTTCATGATGTACTACATCGGCTATAAGTACATGGAGATTGCCGAGAAGCTGCAAATCCCGATTGGTACCGTTAAAAACCGCATCCACATTGCCCGCAAGGACCTGAAAGCCGCCCTGCAGGTGTACGCGCCGGTAGGAGCCGGCACCGGCTCCGACTTGGCGGAAGATTAA
- a CDS encoding MerR family transcriptional regulator codes for MGHFSISDLEQLSGIKAHTIRMWEQRYGLLRPVRTATNIRTYCESDLRRLLNVTTLCARGRRISQVAQLSDEEIQAAVLACCNDAHDYHQQVNGLLAAMLSFDEQRLNQLLTEASARLGFEKMMLFVAYPLLQRIGLMWLAGTVNPAQEHLLAHLLRQKILAATDALPTVPATSRRWVLFLPANELHELALLFMNYVLRARGQHTLYLGQNMPVEELAAVCQTYQPDALATVLTTQPERSRVGEFAQAVADCCPDKLVVIYGQLARQEGLQLPKNCVSPELMTDFLALVAESATEPVAA; via the coding sequence ATGGGCCACTTCTCCATCAGCGACTTAGAGCAGCTTTCGGGCATCAAGGCGCACACCATTCGGATGTGGGAGCAACGCTATGGCCTGTTGCGGCCGGTGCGCACGGCCACCAACATTCGCACCTACTGCGAGAGCGACTTGCGCCGCCTCCTCAACGTGACCACGCTCTGCGCCCGCGGCCGCCGCATCTCGCAGGTGGCGCAGCTCAGCGACGAAGAAATTCAGGCCGCCGTGCTGGCCTGCTGCAACGACGCGCACGACTATCACCAGCAGGTAAACGGCTTGCTGGCCGCCATGCTCAGCTTCGACGAACAGCGCCTCAACCAGCTCCTGACCGAGGCCAGCGCCCGGCTCGGCTTCGAGAAAATGATGCTGTTTGTGGCCTATCCGCTGTTGCAGCGCATCGGGCTGATGTGGCTGGCCGGCACCGTGAACCCGGCGCAGGAGCATCTGCTCGCGCATTTGTTGCGGCAAAAAATCCTGGCCGCGACGGATGCACTGCCCACCGTGCCCGCCACGTCGCGGCGCTGGGTGCTGTTTTTGCCGGCCAACGAGCTGCACGAGCTGGCGCTGCTTTTCATGAACTATGTGCTGCGCGCCCGGGGCCAGCACACGCTCTACTTAGGGCAAAACATGCCCGTGGAAGAGCTGGCGGCCGTGTGCCAAACCTACCAGCCCGATGCCCTGGCCACGGTGCTCACCACCCAGCCCGAGCGCAGCCGGGTAGGGGAGTTTGCGCAGGCCGTGGCCGACTGCTGCCCCGATAAACTAGTGGTCATATACGGCCAGCTGGCCCGGCAGGAGGGGCTGCAGCTGCCCAAAAACTGCGTGTCGCCGGAGCTGATGACGGACTTTTTGGCCTTGGTGGCCGAAAGTGCCACCGAACCGGTGGCGGCCTAA
- a CDS encoding sterol desaturase family protein, with product MTALAAIGITLATFGFMEFWAWFMHKFVQHGPLWFLHRSHHVRHPHPVERNDLFFLIYGAISAALFITGDNGGRWWFWVGVGIAAYGTVYFFVHDVLIHGRLRFWKKSQNTYLRALNMAHKTHHKTTGRDGSAEFGLLWVSPKYLELARQQARNRNAKRAQSVSAVERSDA from the coding sequence ATGACAGCACTGGCCGCCATTGGCATCACCCTCGCCACCTTCGGATTCATGGAATTCTGGGCGTGGTTTATGCACAAGTTTGTGCAGCACGGGCCGTTGTGGTTTTTGCACCGCTCACACCACGTGCGGCACCCGCACCCGGTGGAGCGCAACGACCTGTTTTTTCTGATTTACGGTGCCATCTCGGCCGCTTTGTTCATCACCGGCGACAACGGTGGGCGTTGGTGGTTTTGGGTGGGCGTGGGCATTGCCGCCTACGGCACGGTTTACTTCTTTGTGCACGACGTGCTGATTCACGGCCGTTTGCGCTTTTGGAAAAAGTCGCAAAACACCTACCTGCGGGCCCTCAATATGGCCCACAAAACCCACCACAAAACCACCGGCCGCGACGGCTCGGCCGAATTTGGCCTGCTGTGGGTGTCGCCAAAATACCTCGAATTGGCCCGCCAGCAAGCCCGGAACCGCAACGCGAAACGCGCCCAATCGGTAAGCGCCGTTGAACGCAGCGACGCTTAG
- a CDS encoding enoyl-CoA hydratase/isomerase family protein, producing MENLLTPELEALRYIRYEAQDRIGYITLNRPDKRNALNADVVTELKQAFEFAENDENAKVVVLRAAGDVFCAGADLAYIQDLQGFGYTDNLEDSTHLMQLFHQIYTLKKVVIGEVQGHALAGGCGLAAICDLTFAVPEAKFGYTEVKIGFLPAIVSVFLVRKIGEARTKQLLLSGDVIAAQAALDMGLITFMVPKAELAETVRIYAQRLCRENSAQSMEVTKEMLARLPEMDLEEGLRYAAQRNAEARGSDDCRRGIAAFLSKEKIGW from the coding sequence ATGGAAAACCTGCTCACGCCCGAACTCGAAGCCCTCCGCTACATCCGCTACGAAGCCCAGGACCGCATCGGCTACATCACGCTCAACCGGCCTGACAAGCGCAACGCCCTGAACGCCGACGTGGTAACGGAGCTCAAGCAAGCCTTCGAATTTGCCGAAAACGACGAGAATGCCAAGGTGGTGGTGCTACGCGCCGCCGGCGACGTTTTCTGCGCCGGCGCCGATTTGGCCTACATCCAGGACCTGCAGGGCTTCGGCTACACCGATAACCTGGAGGACTCCACGCACCTGATGCAGCTATTTCACCAGATTTATACCCTCAAAAAGGTCGTTATTGGCGAGGTGCAGGGCCACGCGCTGGCGGGCGGCTGCGGCCTGGCCGCGATTTGTGACCTGACCTTTGCCGTGCCCGAGGCCAAGTTTGGCTACACCGAGGTGAAAATCGGCTTTCTGCCGGCCATTGTGAGCGTATTTCTGGTGCGCAAAATAGGGGAGGCCCGCACCAAGCAGCTCTTGCTTAGCGGCGACGTGATTGCAGCCCAGGCCGCTTTAGATATGGGCCTCATCACCTTCATGGTGCCCAAGGCCGAGCTGGCCGAAACTGTGCGCATCTACGCCCAGCGCTTGTGCCGCGAAAATTCGGCCCAAAGCATGGAGGTGACCAAAGAAATGCTGGCCCGCCTGCCCGAAATGGACTTGGAAGAAGGTCTTCGCTACGCCGCCCAGCGCAACGCCGAGGCCCGGGGTTCCGACGACTGCCGCCGCGGCATCGCCGCCTTCCTGAGCAAGGAAAAGATTGGCTGGTAA